The genomic region GTTTTTATAACAATCGCGGACATGCGCGTCTGAGTCTGAGCTTCGCATGTTGAGCCGTTCGATCACGAGATGGTGTTGAAACGTGTCGCTGCTGTTGTGAAGCGTCACAAGAGAGAAGTGAATGCGGGAGCTGAGATCCCGGCGAGCATCGACCGACAGCCGCCCCGGCCTCCATCACAGTTCACCTCTGATTGCTCTCGTGACTCCTGCCCTTACAACACAACCCCTCCAAATATCCTGACAAAATCTGCGAACAGCACACTGCGAATCACCCTGCGATACGAGCACCTTCGACTCACCCCATCACGCCACCACTTCAAACGTCGACCAGAGAGCACCCCACATCCCACCGACGGGCCCGCACGAAGCTACAGAGAGCGGCTCAAGAACATTCTTGGGCCTGCGAATCAGCAGAGCAAGCCGCAATCATGTCGACAGCAGCACGGAGACGCTTGATGCGTGACTTCAAGCGCATGCAAACAGATCCCCCCGCTGGTGTCAGCGCAAGCCCGATAGCGGACAACGTCATGACCTGGTATGGCAACACACACACAAACACACACACACATCACGAAGCGATCGGCGGGGAAGCTGACAAGGTCGAATAACAGGAACGCAGTGATCATAGGCCCATCAGACACACCCTTTGAAGACGGCACCTTCAGACTCGTCATGCACTTCGAGGAGCAATACCCGAACAAACCCCCCGGCGTCAAGTTCATCAGCCAGATGTTCCACCCAAACGTCTACGGCACTGGCGAGCTGTGTCTGGACATTTTGCAGAATAGATGGAGCCCGACATACGACGTAGCTGCGATCTTGACGAGTATCCAGAGGTACGGCTGCCTGTAGTCAAATATGAGGTGAAGGCACTGGAGTTGCTGACATATGCGCCCACAGTCTACTGAACGACCCCAACACATCCAGCCCTGCGAACGTCGAAGCGAGCAATCTATACAAAGACAACCGGAAAGAGTACACGAAACGAGTGCGGGAGACGGTCGAGAAGAGCTGGGAGGACTAAACCTTGCCAATTGAGAAGCAAGAGGTGAACATTGATGGAAGGGCGGGGAAGACGGCTTCCAACAAGCATGATCGATTCGTCAATACTAAGGTGCCCGGGAGAGGAGGGCATCAGCGCGGAGTTCAGGCGTGCTAGAGGCATTTTGCTACGAGATACCAAGATCTAACGACAACGTTCCTGAAGCGGCAGTTACTGTACTGCACATTGTAGCACTCTTATGAGCAGACCGTTCTGACCGCAATGGCATCGTGCAAGTTCAATAATGCCGCAGCCTGCCTGACAAAGACAGCATGAATGCTAACATGCAACTGCATAGCCCATCTGATTGTACATTATGTCCGCCTCTGTACTCCTGTGTACACCGATATATCCGTCCTGTTCGCTTCCCTGGGTATCATCCAATCAAATTATGCCGTCCTGACTCGTAAAGCGCGTTAAAGATCCATCAAAAATTCTGATACTCGCAAGTACATTGCGTGTCTGCGGACTGTGGTGTGAGGTCGTTCGTTATCCTCGCGCCAACGACTCTATTGGTATATTGGTAGCAAGCTGGGACATCCGTTCCGCCAGGGCTTGTCTGCGATATCTCGATCGCATATGGCCACTGCTGAAACCCGGTACTGCCTGTTGTGTTGGAGCTGCCAGCTTCGGGGTATGTCCGGCCGGCAGAGAGATAAAGTGTTCCCGTGAAAATGGTCTGGTTGAAGAAACATTGTGAGAGACCGTTATCGCCCGTTATCGATGTTGAGGGGATGACGGCCTTTTCCATGACGAAGTTGAAAGTGTATCTGGCGGAGCTTGAGTTGGACGAGGGTGAGATGTAGGTCAAAGAACTGTTCTCGAAAGTGATCGCTAGAGGGTTGTCGGTCGAGCTGATTGTGAGGTTCGCGGGGACGCCTTCGTCGGGGGTTGATGCTGTGTTGATCGTAGCGTAGTCGCTGGAGGAATTTGTGAGGATCCAGTTGAAGATCGCTCGGGTCTGCAAAGGGTTCGATGCATCGAAGACATTGTAGGGATAGCAGCTCCACGTAGCTGCGTTGGAAGTGCAGTTTGTCGAGACTTGCTTCAGTGCTGTGACCATGCTGTATTCGCCCAACGGGAAAGGTCTGGTACTGTTCTCCGAAGCCGCGCCAGTCTCGCCGTTCGAGTTCTGATGTTTCCTCCTTCCCACAGTCAAGCCCACTCCCAACCCCACAGCCAACCCTAGCACGACTAGAAAGGCAACGGTCGATATTAGGACGATTCTCCACACGCTGCCCCGAGTTTTGTTCTGGTGGCTACGCTGCCGCCTGAGCTCTGCGACTTTCTCGCCTTCAATGGGTCCAGCCCTGTCTAGGAAATTATCCTCAACCACAAGTGGGAACCCAGATCGTTCGTATGCTGGGGGCGGCGTGCGACTCGTGCTGGCACTATTGCCTCTATCGTTCCGAGGTCGCGTAGAGGAACCGAAAAGTTGTGGAAAGGATAATGACAAAGATCCTGTGCGCAGGATACTTTTAGGTGGGACAGGCGGTGCGTTGAACTGTGGTCCTTCTGTGATCGTTTGAAGACGCTGTGATGAGGGCGTGGTTATTCTCCTGCTAGCTGGTCTCCGCGAAGCGTCTGGAATCTGCGTAGAGCTGTCCGACATGTCGTGCGACGGAACAAGTCGACGTCAGTCGAAGGCTTGCGGATGGTGTCAATGGTAATTGTTCAGACAAGTGGTGTAACTCTGCAGATGACAAGATAGAAAGAACAACTCTTTCGGGTGCTTTGTTACATGGTTGTGACTACGCCCGCCTACAAACTAAGGAGAATTATGAGATGGCACTGCTGGATGGCGAGTCGCGATTCCGACTGGCAGAGAAGGAGGAGCACTCTGAGAGTCCCTCGGTGAAGCACATCTAGTGGCAGCCACGCTAGCAGGGATCAGCTGGATGCGCCTGCCAATCAGACCAGCGCACTGTCTACTGCTCATTTGAGCTCTTCCTATTTGGAGCATTCACAAATATTGGGACAACAACCTCTGGCGATCAACAACGGCGCGGCATCGCCTTCACCACCACTCGTCACTGACTCACTGGACCTTCTTCAGCCACGACAGCCTCGTCCAGCATCAGACGCCTGCCAGCAACATTCGCTCTGATGTCCAGATGTGGCTGAGGTGAGGTCGGCAGCTGTTGGTCTTCATGTGAAGTCAGCCACGCGATGCGCTGAGCAAACCAATTGACAGTGGTAACAAGCACTCGCCCTCACGGTTGCCGCACCAATCCACGCGGCGGCTTGTGCTGGGTTGAAGAATTGCAACCAGTACAGCGCAGCAGCGTTAGTACATGGACAGGAACGCGCCGTGAGATCGACCACACGCTGAGAACGTGACAATGCCGCCTGCAGAGACAATTGTCCTGTCCACTGGGCCCGACTCCGATGGCACTGGCATTGGACCGCCGGAAACGACAGGAATGTACCAGGATGACGAGCACTACATCGAAAAAATTGCTGCCATGTGGGCAAAGGATCAAAGGTGTCCAGGTGGGTATGCCTATCGACTCGATCGCCTTCCAACTGGTTACTCTGGTTGGGTCAAGCCTCGCGGGGGCGATACGAAACATGTCGACAGATACCTCTACGGCCACCCCAGTGGTAAGCACTTCAGATCCAACAATGAGATATACCCGCACTTCAAACACCTACAGGATCATGGTGGATCCGTCGGTTGTCCTTGTCCGCTATGCTCAGGCAAAAAGACTGCCAAGAAAGCTACCAGTACAGGTAATTCAATGTCCAGTGGTAGTCCCGCTGAAAGATCAGGATTCTTTGCTGCGAGCTCTTCTTCGAGGCCAACGAAATCTGCTGAACCTCCAAGGACCGACCCCAAGTTCCTACAACACCTCCCTCAGGGTCGTCTGACCTCAGACTCTCCCGCACCAGCGCAGCGAAGGAAACAGGTTGA from Fulvia fulva chromosome 10, complete sequence harbors:
- a CDS encoding Ubiquitin-conjugating enzyme E2 2, giving the protein MSTAARRRLMRDFKRMQTDPPAGVSASPIADNVMTWNAVIIGPSDTPFEDGTFRLVMHFEEQYPNKPPGVKFISQMFHPNVYGTGELCLDILQNRWSPTYDVAAILTSIQSLLNDPNTSSPANVEASNLYKDNRKEYTKRVRETVEKSWED